The Candidatus Accumulibacter similis genome has a segment encoding these proteins:
- a CDS encoding alpha/beta fold hydrolase — MKLRRIHTLHQPAVGRPRLPPLLFVHGGYATAACWGEYFLPWFSRRGFDCHALDLSGHGRSEGRESLHGFGVDDYADDLAQVVHELGQPPVLVGHSMGCVVVERHLERAAAPAAVLMAPVPPGGILGATMKIALTRPAFFDQQARSTRGEYAAENLRTLREVYYSADTGSDDLLRFAPLFQDESRRALLDLSLLAMRFGRRLPPLPVLVVGGEADAVFPPAVLGFTAARWKADVAVIPRAGHTLMLDAHWRAAAERIAGWLERQG, encoded by the coding sequence ATGAAACTCCGACGAATCCATACCCTGCACCAGCCGGCTGTCGGCCGCCCGCGCCTGCCGCCGCTGCTTTTCGTCCATGGCGGCTACGCCACCGCCGCCTGCTGGGGCGAGTACTTCCTCCCCTGGTTCAGCCGCCGTGGCTTCGACTGCCATGCCCTAGACCTGTCGGGTCATGGCCGCAGCGAAGGCCGCGAGAGCCTGCACGGCTTCGGCGTCGATGACTACGCCGACGACCTGGCGCAGGTGGTGCACGAACTCGGCCAGCCACCCGTTCTGGTCGGCCACTCGATGGGCTGCGTCGTCGTCGAGCGGCACCTCGAACGTGCAGCGGCCCCGGCAGCGGTCCTGATGGCACCGGTACCGCCAGGCGGAATCCTTGGTGCGACGATGAAGATCGCCCTGACCAGGCCCGCTTTCTTCGACCAGCAGGCGCGCAGCACCCGCGGCGAGTACGCGGCGGAGAACCTGCGCACGCTGCGCGAGGTCTATTATTCGGCCGATACGGGCAGCGACGATCTGCTGCGCTTCGCGCCGCTGTTCCAGGACGAGTCACGCCGCGCACTGCTCGATCTCAGCCTGCTGGCGATGCGCTTCGGCCGTCGGCTGCCGCCATTGCCGGTCCTCGTCGTTGGCGGCGAAGCGGACGCGGTGTTTCCGCCGGCGGTCCTCGGCTTCACCGCCGCCCGCTGGAAGGCCGACGTGGCCGTGATTCCGCGCGCCGGCCATACGCTGATGCTCGACGCACACTGGCGGGCAGCCGCCGAACGGATTGCCGGGTGGCTCGAGCGGCAAGGCTGA
- a CDS encoding zeta toxin family protein, whose protein sequence is MTPGARPRLIIVAGPNGSGKTSITQQLLMHEWMGGCVYVNPDFIARDEFGDWNSPAAVIQAAQRATEIREQCLERGVSLAFETVLSAADKLDYIRRARDAGFFIRLFFVGTDDPSINAKRVAMRVMEGGHDVPIPKIIARYTRSLAYCYFVAWLADRTYLYDNSIDNARARLLFRASEGRIVKTYGEINPWAREIAQRLLPAVSDELPVPPAGVFPAG, encoded by the coding sequence ATGACCCCCGGGGCGAGACCCCGGTTGATCATCGTCGCCGGGCCGAATGGTTCCGGCAAGACCTCGATCACGCAGCAACTCCTGATGCACGAGTGGATGGGCGGCTGCGTGTACGTCAATCCGGATTTCATTGCGCGCGACGAATTCGGTGACTGGAACTCGCCGGCGGCGGTGATCCAGGCGGCGCAGCGGGCAACCGAGATTCGCGAACAGTGCCTCGAGCGGGGCGTCAGCCTGGCTTTCGAAACGGTCCTCTCGGCAGCCGACAAGCTCGATTACATCCGCCGCGCACGCGATGCCGGCTTCTTCATCCGCCTCTTTTTCGTCGGCACGGACGATCCGTCGATCAACGCCAAGCGGGTCGCGATGCGCGTCATGGAGGGCGGCCACGACGTGCCGATTCCGAAGATCATCGCCCGCTACACCCGGTCGCTGGCCTACTGCTATTTCGTCGCCTGGCTTGCCGACCGGACCTACCTCTACGACAACTCGATCGACAACGCGCGTGCGCGGCTGCTGTTTCGCGCCTCGGAGGGCCGCATCGTCAAGACCTACGGCGAGATCAACCCGTGGGCGCGGGAAATCGCGCAAAGGCTCCTGCCGGCCGTGTCGGACGAGCTGCCGGTGCCGCCCGCGGGCGTCTTCCCTGCGGGCTGA
- a CDS encoding HlyC/CorC family transporter, producing the protein MDLILQLLVILIFLLLKGFFSGSELAMVNSDKIHLRHEARMGNQGAKLVLTLFRTPDVMLGTTLVGTNIATVTITTLGTLIFVRLFGDAGDILSVLVFTPFLLIFGEIVPKSIFQQKADTIVTRIIYGLRFFSYVFYPVIFVFSRVARFAARLFGGAGSASSGFISKDELRVLIDLSETASDSAATSKQRIRRIFRFADTTVGEVMTPLAEVIGFNETREMAEAVRRVWSSGFNRLPVFRGNITNVTGVMTLSTWDLLLPDIEQRPVSDFVKPALYLSPRQSLDQVLPLLRSRADHMAVVVDEFGSAIGILTMEDIFEEVVGPVDSGFDFDGMKTRRISIEAINDDTHLISGRAPISELNDSLKLGLPVGEAHTIAGFLINRLRRIPQVGDTVVEQTYRYTVIEADARTATRVRAERI; encoded by the coding sequence ATGGACCTGATTCTGCAGTTGCTGGTGATCCTGATCTTTCTGCTGCTCAAGGGATTCTTCTCCGGTTCCGAACTGGCGATGGTCAATTCGGACAAGATCCACCTGCGCCACGAGGCGCGGATGGGCAACCAGGGAGCCAAGCTGGTTCTCACCCTGTTCCGCACTCCCGACGTGATGCTTGGCACGACGCTGGTCGGCACCAACATCGCGACGGTGACGATCACCACCCTCGGCACGCTGATCTTCGTCCGTCTCTTCGGCGACGCCGGCGATATCCTATCGGTCCTGGTGTTCACCCCATTCCTGCTGATCTTCGGCGAGATCGTTCCGAAGAGCATCTTCCAGCAGAAGGCCGACACGATCGTCACCCGCATCATCTATGGGCTGCGCTTCTTCTCCTACGTCTTCTACCCGGTGATCTTCGTCTTCAGCCGCGTCGCCCGTTTCGCCGCGCGGCTCTTCGGCGGCGCCGGTTCGGCGTCGAGCGGCTTCATCAGCAAGGACGAACTGCGCGTCCTGATCGACCTGTCCGAAACCGCTTCCGACAGCGCGGCGACCAGCAAGCAGCGCATCCGGCGCATCTTCCGCTTCGCCGACACCACCGTCGGCGAGGTGATGACGCCGCTGGCCGAGGTCATCGGCTTCAACGAGACACGCGAGATGGCGGAAGCGGTGCGCCGCGTCTGGTCTTCCGGCTTCAACCGCCTGCCGGTGTTTCGCGGCAACATCACCAACGTCACCGGCGTCATGACGCTGAGCACCTGGGATCTGCTGCTGCCGGACATCGAGCAACGGCCGGTGAGCGACTTCGTCAAGCCGGCGCTCTATCTTTCGCCGCGGCAGAGCCTCGACCAGGTCCTGCCGCTGCTGCGCTCGCGCGCTGACCACATGGCGGTGGTCGTCGATGAGTTCGGCTCGGCGATCGGCATCCTGACGATGGAAGACATCTTCGAGGAGGTCGTCGGCCCGGTCGATTCGGGCTTCGACTTCGACGGCATGAAGACCCGTCGCATCAGCATCGAGGCGATCAACGACGATACGCACCTGATCAGCGGCCGGGCGCCGATTTCCGAACTCAACGATTCGCTCAAGCTCGGCCTGCCGGTGGGCGAGGCGCATACCATCGCCGGCTTCCTGATCAACCGCCTGCGGCGCATTCCGCAGGTGGGCGACACGGTGGTGGAACAGACCTACCGCTATACGGTGATCGAAGCCGATGCGCGCACCGCAACCAGGGTGCGCGCGGAGCGCATCTGA
- a CDS encoding HlyC/CorC family transporter: protein MSGALGSLAAVNWELVIRILVQCCLFSMSAFFSGSETALFSLSRIDLQKLRNSRNPHSESIHAMLDEPRRLIVSLLCGNELVNIAAAANMTMILITAFGEDDAGWINVLVMVPLLLLFGEVTPKTIAVNFPVKFATLLSARFLPKWIFIVTPLRNVVRLVADRVTTFVVGEHVGRENILKPDELRTLMADSEETGVIQAAERVLIDKVLEAAETDVARIMTPGPRIRFLDGDLPVDELIERFRSYRHPRVPVYRGHWDNVIGFLQAEDLLRRVRGGGGRIELKEILRPAHFVPPTKKVDEMLEYFQRFNTRAAVVIGEYGEVLGIVTMKDVLSFIFGEISGKLRGQEHFQEEDNDSYTVPGYMRLADLRTLTNFDIDDPLMNTIGGVTLVLFGRLPRVGEKVFYADYEITVREVVGMRITKVRVTRGRTPDEPEETSEEPEEMESIAAPLPGISAEDQQQQAQEEYEEADLLHESSPEEQEKLPADEATAEATAVGAASDRAAAAAG from the coding sequence ATGTCCGGCGCCCTGGGCAGCCTGGCGGCGGTCAACTGGGAACTGGTGATCCGCATCCTGGTGCAATGCTGCCTGTTCTCGATGTCGGCCTTCTTTTCCGGATCGGAAACCGCCCTCTTCTCGCTCAGCCGGATTGATCTGCAGAAACTGCGGAATTCACGCAACCCTCATTCGGAGAGCATCCACGCGATGCTCGACGAGCCGCGACGGCTGATCGTCTCGCTGCTCTGCGGCAACGAACTCGTCAACATCGCCGCCGCAGCGAACATGACGATGATCCTCATCACCGCCTTCGGCGAGGACGATGCCGGCTGGATCAACGTCCTCGTGATGGTGCCGCTGCTGCTGCTCTTCGGTGAGGTGACGCCAAAGACGATCGCCGTCAACTTCCCGGTGAAGTTCGCCACCCTGCTGTCGGCGCGCTTCCTGCCGAAATGGATCTTCATCGTCACGCCGCTGCGCAACGTCGTGCGGCTGGTCGCCGACCGCGTCACCACTTTCGTCGTCGGCGAGCACGTCGGTCGCGAGAACATCCTGAAGCCGGACGAACTGCGCACGCTGATGGCCGACAGCGAGGAAACCGGCGTCATCCAGGCCGCCGAGCGGGTGCTGATCGACAAGGTCCTCGAAGCGGCGGAAACCGACGTCGCACGCATCATGACCCCGGGGCCACGCATCCGCTTTCTCGACGGCGACCTGCCGGTCGACGAACTGATCGAGCGCTTCCGCAGCTATCGCCATCCGCGGGTTCCGGTGTATCGCGGGCATTGGGACAACGTCATCGGCTTCCTGCAGGCCGAGGATTTGCTGCGCCGCGTCCGCGGTGGTGGCGGCAGGATCGAGCTCAAGGAGATCCTGCGGCCGGCGCATTTCGTGCCGCCGACGAAGAAGGTCGACGAGATGCTGGAGTACTTCCAGCGCTTCAACACGCGCGCCGCGGTGGTCATCGGCGAGTACGGCGAGGTGCTCGGCATCGTCACGATGAAGGACGTGCTGAGTTTCATCTTCGGCGAGATCTCGGGCAAGCTGCGCGGCCAGGAGCACTTCCAGGAGGAGGACAACGACAGCTATACGGTGCCGGGCTACATGCGGCTGGCGGACCTGCGCACGCTGACCAATTTCGACATCGACGACCCACTGATGAACACCATCGGCGGTGTCACGCTGGTCCTCTTCGGGCGCCTGCCACGGGTCGGCGAGAAGGTCTTCTACGCCGACTACGAGATCACCGTGCGCGAGGTCGTCGGCATGCGCATCACCAAGGTACGCGTGACGCGCGGTCGTACCCCCGACGAACCGGAGGAGACCAGCGAGGAACCGGAAGAGATGGAGAGCATCGCGGCGCCGTTGCCCGGCATCTCGGCCGAGGATCAGCAGCAGCAGGCACAGGAGGAGTACGAGGAAGCCGACCTGCTGCATGAGTCGTCGCCTGAGGAGCAGGAAAAGTTGCCCGCGGACGAAGCCACCGCCGAAGCGACGGCGGTCGGCGCGGCGTCGGACAGGGCGGCTGCGGCCGCAGGCTAG
- a CDS encoding universal stress protein — MTAAARGPILAAVDFSPHSESALLLAGDLADGLGVRLLVLHVVHDPLNMPGYYARMARKKTLTRMEDIAGEMLDAFVAEAKKKHPQRQALQKAELLLVKGIPVTRILQVAQKEKAGMLVLGSKGATGLRHLLLGSVAEQVVSLARLPVTIVKDLPKS; from the coding sequence ATGACAGCGGCAGCACGGGGGCCGATCCTGGCGGCGGTCGATTTCTCGCCGCACTCGGAGAGCGCACTGCTGCTCGCCGGCGATCTCGCCGACGGCCTCGGCGTGCGGCTGCTGGTGCTGCACGTCGTTCACGATCCGCTGAACATGCCCGGCTACTACGCGCGCATGGCGCGCAAGAAGACGCTGACGCGGATGGAGGACATCGCCGGCGAGATGCTCGACGCCTTCGTCGCCGAAGCGAAGAAGAAGCACCCGCAGCGGCAGGCGCTGCAGAAGGCTGAGCTGCTGCTGGTCAAGGGAATCCCGGTGACGCGCATCCTGCAGGTGGCGCAGAAGGAGAAGGCAGGCATGCTGGTACTGGGCAGCAAGGGAGCGACTGGCCTGCGGCACCTGCTGCTCGGTTCGGTGGCCGAGCAGGTCGTCAGCCTGGCCAGGCTGCCGGTGACCATCGTCAAGGATCTGCCGAAGAGCTGA
- a CDS encoding Na/Pi cotransporter family protein, which translates to MLAVALGLLARSALAADGAASDPDWLMMTVELLGGLAIFLFGMMQMEEGLKAVAGERMKGILAKLTVNRFMGVGTGALVTAVIQSSSVTTVLVVGFISAGLMSLSQSVGVIMGANIGTTITAQIVAFKITKAALGMIAVGFAMLFIAKSDRTKHYGEMLMGLGMVFFGMHVMSEAMEPLRSFQPFLDLMKTMDNPLVGVLIATAFTALIQSSSASTGIVIVMASQGFISLQAGIALAFGANIGTCATALLAVIGKPREAVRAALVHLFFNVGGVLIWLPFIGFIANLVTAISPSYPDLSGAARLAAETPRQIANAHTFFNVANTLIFIWFTTQIARLVEWLVPDKALEEEAIIVRTRFLQEELLGTPSLALDQVRMEVMHMGETVNTMLQRIMPAIIRGDRSALEEIRQMDDTVDILHAGIIDYLGRISKQQLSDEQTRELLQLMEAVSNLENIGDIVETNLVVLGYDRIRDKVEISEATQDVLNGFQQAITRAVTAAVQAVAQRNQRAAQVVTGMKEEINEIADSAALHEARRLVAEEPNRIPAYTMEIDIIEKQKRIYYFAKRMARTVLPAAILQRE; encoded by the coding sequence ATGCTCGCCGTGGCGCTCGGCCTGCTGGCGCGGTCGGCGCTGGCCGCCGATGGCGCTGCCAGCGATCCCGACTGGTTGATGATGACCGTCGAACTGCTCGGCGGCCTGGCGATCTTCCTCTTCGGCATGATGCAGATGGAGGAGGGGCTGAAGGCGGTTGCCGGCGAAAGGATGAAGGGCATCCTCGCCAAGCTGACGGTCAATCGCTTCATGGGCGTCGGCACCGGCGCGCTGGTGACGGCGGTGATCCAGTCGTCGTCGGTCACCACCGTGCTCGTCGTCGGCTTCATTTCGGCCGGCCTGATGTCGCTGTCGCAGTCGGTCGGCGTCATCATGGGAGCCAACATCGGCACGACGATCACCGCCCAGATCGTCGCCTTCAAGATCACCAAGGCCGCGCTGGGGATGATCGCCGTCGGTTTCGCGATGCTGTTCATCGCCAAGAGCGACAGGACCAAGCACTACGGCGAGATGCTGATGGGCCTCGGCATGGTCTTCTTCGGCATGCACGTGATGAGCGAGGCGATGGAACCGCTGCGCAGCTTCCAGCCCTTCCTCGACCTGATGAAGACGATGGACAACCCGCTCGTCGGCGTCCTGATCGCCACTGCCTTCACCGCGCTGATCCAGTCGTCGTCGGCCTCGACCGGCATCGTCATCGTCATGGCCAGCCAGGGGTTCATCAGCCTGCAGGCGGGCATCGCGCTGGCTTTCGGCGCCAACATCGGCACCTGCGCGACGGCGCTGCTGGCGGTCATCGGCAAGCCGCGCGAGGCAGTCCGTGCGGCGCTGGTGCACCTCTTCTTCAACGTCGGCGGCGTGCTCATCTGGTTGCCCTTCATCGGCTTCATCGCCAATCTGGTCACCGCCATCTCGCCGTCGTACCCGGATCTCTCCGGAGCCGCCCGGCTGGCGGCCGAAACGCCGCGCCAGATCGCCAACGCACACACCTTCTTCAACGTCGCCAACACGCTGATCTTCATCTGGTTCACGACGCAGATCGCGCGCCTCGTCGAATGGCTGGTGCCCGACAAGGCGCTCGAGGAGGAAGCGATCATCGTGCGCACCAGGTTCCTGCAGGAGGAACTGTTGGGAACGCCGTCGCTGGCGCTCGACCAGGTGCGGATGGAGGTGATGCACATGGGCGAGACGGTCAATACCATGCTGCAGCGGATCATGCCGGCGATCATCCGCGGCGACCGCTCGGCGCTCGAGGAGATCCGGCAGATGGACGACACCGTCGACATCCTGCACGCGGGGATCATCGACTACCTCGGCCGCATCAGCAAGCAGCAACTCAGCGACGAGCAGACGCGCGAACTCCTGCAGTTGATGGAAGCGGTGAGCAACCTCGAGAACATCGGCGACATCGTCGAAACCAACCTGGTGGTGCTGGGATACGATCGCATCAGGGACAAGGTCGAGATCAGCGAGGCGACGCAGGACGTGCTCAACGGCTTCCAGCAGGCGATCACACGGGCGGTGACGGCGGCCGTGCAGGCGGTTGCCCAACGCAACCAGCGTGCGGCGCAGGTGGTCACCGGGATGAAGGAGGAGATCAACGAGATCGCCGATTCAGCGGCGCTGCACGAGGCGCGCCGCCTCGTCGCCGAGGAACCGAACCGCATCCCGGCCTACACGATGGAGATCGACATCATCGAGAAGCAGAAGCGGATCTACTACTTTGCCAAGCGGATGGCCCGGACGGTGCTGCCCGCGGCGATCCTGCAGCGCGAGTGA
- a CDS encoding HlyC/CorC family transporter, with the protein MLEAFVLFILLVFSAFFSGSETAITSLSRARVEALLAERRFGAKALHRMKGNLNRTLVIILIGNNLVNTAAATLATVVATEHFGHLGPGLAVGVITLLLLMFGEITPKTFGSRYAIAVALLAAGPLELLGRLMLPLVWALEGFISWMHSLTSPPKDPTVTESELIAMAEHGTQEGSIEAGEHQMIRRIFDFSTLRAGDIMVHRHQIFSLDGQRTIGDALAEIASQSHYRIPLYAGNPEEISHVVTLPEILREVARGNLHRTLAEAGSEPMFVPPNQPVDRLLDVLRANKDQLIVVVNEFGGLLGIFTLEDILEELVGEIYDDQEAPPDEQVLLMKPDGSELVVDGTTELRIMEAHFEQDFAGKPYDSVNLWIIRSLERIPGPGESFQIEGLEVKIERASRRRIHEVRIRRPSARVAAAADTAADRPPGRMEGDGNASQQ; encoded by the coding sequence ATGCTCGAAGCCTTCGTCCTCTTCATCCTGCTGGTTTTCTCGGCCTTCTTCTCCGGCTCCGAAACGGCGATCACGTCGCTCTCGCGAGCACGTGTCGAGGCGCTGCTGGCCGAGCGGCGCTTCGGCGCGAAGGCGCTGCACCGGATGAAGGGCAATCTCAACCGCACGCTGGTGATCATCCTGATCGGCAACAACCTGGTGAACACCGCCGCCGCAACCCTCGCCACCGTCGTCGCAACCGAGCATTTCGGGCATCTCGGCCCCGGTCTCGCGGTCGGCGTGATCACCCTGCTGCTGCTGATGTTCGGCGAGATCACGCCGAAGACCTTCGGATCGCGCTACGCGATCGCCGTCGCGCTGCTGGCGGCCGGCCCACTCGAACTGCTCGGCAGGCTGATGCTGCCACTGGTGTGGGCGCTCGAGGGCTTCATCAGCTGGATGCACAGCCTGACCAGCCCGCCGAAGGATCCGACGGTGACCGAAAGCGAACTGATCGCGATGGCCGAGCACGGCACGCAGGAGGGATCGATCGAGGCCGGCGAGCACCAGATGATTCGCCGCATCTTCGACTTCAGCACGCTGCGTGCCGGCGACATCATGGTTCACCGCCACCAGATCTTCTCGCTCGACGGCCAACGGACGATCGGCGACGCGCTGGCCGAGATCGCCAGTCAGTCGCACTACCGGATTCCACTCTATGCTGGCAACCCCGAAGAGATCAGCCACGTCGTGACGCTGCCGGAGATCCTCAGGGAAGTCGCGCGGGGCAACCTGCACAGGACCCTCGCGGAAGCCGGCAGCGAGCCGATGTTCGTCCCGCCGAACCAGCCGGTCGACCGGCTGCTCGACGTGCTGCGGGCGAACAAGGACCAGTTGATCGTCGTCGTCAACGAGTTCGGCGGCCTGCTCGGCATCTTCACGCTCGAGGACATTCTCGAGGAACTCGTCGGCGAAATTTACGACGACCAGGAAGCGCCGCCGGACGAACAGGTCCTGCTGATGAAACCGGACGGCAGCGAACTGGTGGTGGACGGAACGACCGAGTTGCGCATCATGGAGGCGCATTTCGAACAGGATTTCGCCGGCAAACCGTACGACTCGGTGAATCTCTGGATCATCCGCAGTCTCGAACGGATCCCGGGCCCCGGGGAGAGCTTCCAGATCGAGGGTCTCGAGGTGAAGATCGAGCGCGCCTCGCGGCGCCGCATCCATGAGGTACGCATCAGGCGCCCCTCTGCCAGGGTAGCGGCGGCGGCTGACACCGCCGCCGACCGTCCGCCTGGCAGGATGGAAGGCGACGGCAATGCTTCGCAGCAGTAG
- a CDS encoding HlyC/CorC family transporter — protein sequence MDPALWIELIVFVVLLGFSGFFSSTETSLFSLSQFQLDQMRAAKNPRIELIERLRSEPRRLIVTILIGNEFVNVSASVISAAMIIHLFGAENEMINLLVMVPILLLFGEITPKVLAIRNNVAFASAECRPIALFARLITPLREVIRHIADFFITLIVGKQRSEGNLVTEDMIRTLVHDAVGEGALDSQEAQYIEKIFDFGNKSLSDIMRPRSDIQFLSADLPVSELLAQIRATRQSRYPVFKGHRDTILGILYTRDLLGVDLARLERDPQGIRKLLRQPNFFPESKPAVELFHTFRQRKLSFALIVDEYGGVTGLVTMEDLLECVFGEIASPSDSDVVPRHLMSDLADGRRLIDTSMPLDDFSQEFGVRIESEEVETVAGALLQAFGELPASGATIELCGLRFTVEDLEHNRITRVLVERLPAPSAPAAADGADAAAGNETSPAAAAVDAAAASNEAKSDNKREGA from the coding sequence ATGGATCCTGCCCTATGGATCGAACTGATTGTCTTTGTCGTCCTGCTCGGTTTCTCGGGCTTCTTCTCGAGCACTGAAACGTCGCTGTTCTCGCTCAGCCAGTTCCAGCTCGACCAGATGCGCGCGGCGAAGAATCCGCGCATCGAACTCATTGAACGTCTGCGCAGCGAACCGCGGCGGCTGATCGTCACCATCCTGATCGGCAACGAATTCGTCAATGTTTCGGCATCGGTGATCTCGGCAGCGATGATCATCCACCTCTTCGGCGCCGAGAACGAGATGATCAACCTGCTGGTGATGGTGCCGATCCTGCTGCTCTTCGGCGAGATCACGCCGAAGGTCCTGGCGATCCGCAACAACGTTGCCTTTGCCAGCGCGGAGTGTCGTCCGATTGCCCTCTTTGCCCGGCTGATCACGCCGCTGCGCGAGGTCATCCGGCACATCGCCGATTTCTTCATCACGCTGATCGTCGGCAAGCAGCGCTCGGAGGGCAATCTGGTCACCGAGGACATGATCCGCACGCTGGTGCATGATGCCGTCGGCGAGGGCGCGCTCGACAGCCAGGAAGCCCAGTACATCGAGAAGATTTTCGACTTCGGCAACAAGTCGCTGAGCGACATCATGCGACCGCGCTCGGACATCCAGTTCCTTTCGGCCGACCTGCCGGTGAGCGAGCTGCTGGCGCAGATCCGGGCGACGCGGCAGTCGCGCTATCCGGTCTTCAAGGGGCATCGTGACACGATCCTCGGCATCCTCTATACGCGCGACCTGCTCGGGGTCGATCTCGCCAGGCTAGAGCGCGACCCGCAGGGAATCCGCAAGCTGCTGCGGCAGCCGAACTTCTTCCCGGAATCGAAACCGGCCGTCGAGCTGTTCCACACCTTCCGCCAGCGCAAGCTGTCGTTCGCGCTGATCGTCGACGAGTACGGCGGCGTCACCGGCCTGGTGACGATGGAGGACCTGCTCGAATGCGTCTTCGGCGAGATCGCCAGTCCCTCCGACAGCGACGTCGTGCCACGGCACCTGATGAGCGACCTGGCGGACGGCCGCCGCCTGATCGACACCAGCATGCCGCTCGACGACTTCAGCCAGGAGTTCGGCGTGCGGATCGAGAGCGAGGAAGTCGAAACCGTCGCCGGGGCGCTGCTGCAGGCCTTCGGCGAGCTGCCGGCGAGCGGCGCGACGATCGAACTCTGTGGTCTCAGGTTCACGGTCGAAGACCTGGAACACAACCGCATCACGCGCGTTCTCGTCGAACGCCTGCCGGCACCGAGCGCGCCGGCGGCGGCTGACGGCGCTGACGCCGCTGCCGGCAACGAAACGTCGCCGGCGGCCGCCGCGGTGGATGCGGCCGCAGCGTCGAACGAGGCCAAATCGGACAACAAGAGGGAGGGTGCCTGA